AGGCCCGGGAGCTTGTGGAATACAGGAAGGTCCGGCCTTTCGTATTCATTCTCAACGACGACCCGGCCCTGGCCGTGAAGGTCGGGGCGGACGGGGTCCATGTGGGCCAGGACATGTCCACCCTGGAAGCCCGCGCCATCGTCGGTGAGGGGATGATCGTCGGCAAGACGACGCACAATCTTGAGCAGGGAAGACAGGCTGTCAGGGACGGCGCCGATTACATATCGACAGGGCCGGTCTACGCCACTCCCACGAAGCCTGGCAGGGCCCCGGTGGGGCTTGGCTATGTGAGGGAGGCGGCGGAGCATCTCGACATCCCCGCCGTCGCCATCGGGGGCATCGATCTTTCCAACATCGACGGTGTGCTGGCCGCCGGTGCGAAGACGATAGGCGTCGTCAGGGCCTCGTCGGATGCGGTGGAATTGCTGAAGAGAATAAAGAAGGCAGTGAAATGAAGATAACAGTCAACGGCAAGACGGTGGAGATCGTCGAAGGTATGGACCTCCACAGGCTTGTCCATTCCGGCAAGGCGGACCCCGGCAGGGTGAT
The DNA window shown above is from Syntrophorhabdus sp. and carries:
- the thiE gene encoding thiamine phosphate synthase, with amino-acid sequence MTRRKPFSNDLYVISSSVSELKKAVDDGAAIVQLRDKTGDDATVLEKARELVEYRKVRPFVFILNDDPALAVKVGADGVHVGQDMSTLEARAIVGEGMIVGKTTHNLEQGRQAVRDGADYISTGPVYATPTKPGRAPVGLGYVREAAEHLDIPAVAIGGIDLSNIDGVLAAGAKTIGVVRASSDAVELLKRIKKAVK